Within Psychrobacter sp. DAB_AL43B, the genomic segment TCTGAAGCGACATACGTAGACGCGCAAAATGAATTGAGCTGCTGCAATAATTGATTGACCATATGCCGTGGATATGTGTGTCCCGTCGGCATGATAATATGCGCCACCTGCCGATATAATGGGTCGCGCGCGCTATATAAATCTTGCAATATTTTTCTGGGATTCGGCTGCTGTAACAGAGGTCGCGATTTGTCTTTGGCGGTACGAGCCATTTGCACATCGACTGGAGCATTAAGGTAAATGACTATACCGCGCTGCTTTAGATACTCACGATTCTCAGCTGCCATAACCGCACCGCCGCCAGTCGCTAAGACAATTTGCGGTTGCTGGGTTAATTCATCTATTGCTCGTGTTTCACGTTCACGAAAGCCTGCTTCGCCCTCTTTAGCGAATATCCAAGCAATATCAGCACCCGTTTGCGACTCAACATACCAATCACTGTCTACAAACGGTCGTCCTAATTGCTTTGCCAGTAATCTGCCAATTGTGGTCTTCCCTGCTCCCATCGGCCCTACTAAAAATACCGACGGTAATTCCTCAACCATAGTACTCACTCAGCTAAATTAGGTATGATACAACGTCATTGATATTCTGGCTAGTAATGAGCTGTGATTATTGTCAGTAAAATCCATGTAATTAAAGAAGTGCTAATCATCACAACCATAAAAAAAGCAAGCGCTAAGGCTTGCTTTTTCGGACTGAAAACCAATGAAAGGCTTATTAATCTAAGCGACTAATGCCATCATTGATCAGTTTTGGCGTGATAAATATCAGTAGCTCTTCTTTAGAGGTGCTACGTACATCTTTGCGGAAGGCGCGACCAATATAAGGCAAGTCGCCTAAGAAAGGTACCTTATCGACACCATTACTGGTACGGTTCTTAAAGACGCCGCCCAATACAATCGTTTGACCATCTTCGACAATCACGTTGGTTGAAATAGAGTCTTCGGCGATAGCAACCTGATTGTTAATAATGGTAGGTGTGCCATTAGTGATTAACAGTTGCAAACCAATCTTACCATCTGGAGTAATGTTTGGCGTGGCTTCCAGACTTAATGCTGCTTCTTTAAAGCTGGTAGTAGTGGCGCCACTGGCCGATGCTTCTTGATAAGGAATCTGCGTACCAGAAGATACCTTTGCGGTTTGTTTATCAGCCGTCAAAATCTTTGGTGTAGAGATAACTTCACCACGATTGTCTGCTTGCATGGCTGACAACTCAAGATCCAACATAAAATCAGAGATACCAAGTAGACCAAAAGCAATACGGCCAGCAGGATTATCAACACCCAAGTCGACGTTTAAGTTATCAGGACGGCTGATATCGTATTTAGGATAAGAGATCGTTTGTCCATTGACTGTCGTTGTCTCTACATCAAAATCTTTTAAATCCCATAAGGTTTGATTGCTACCACCAACCAGCAAGTTTCGGTTATTGGCGGCGCCGTTTGACAAGATACCCCAACGAACGCCAATCTCTTTACTAAAGTTATCGCTAGCGCTGACGATACGTGCTTCAATCATTACTTGACGGACAGGAATATCAATTTTGCCAATTAACTTATGAATATTTTCAATACTGGCTGCCACATCTTTAACGATTAAGGTATTGGTACGCTCGTCGACCGTTACCGTACCACGATTAGACAATAAGGTGTTGCTGTCATTTGCGTTGCCTGTACTACTGCTGCCAGAAGAGCCGCCGCTACCTTGCGAGATAAGCGTCAAAACATCTGCTGCTTTTGCATAGCTTAGACGAATATATTCAGTGCGTAGTGGTGCATAAGACTCAACGGCTTGCTGTGCTTCAAGGTCTTGAGCTTCTTGCTGCGCAAGCTCAGTAGAGGGCGCAACCAAAATCACATTACCATTTTCGCGCTTGCCCAGATTTTTACTCTTGAGAATAATATCAAGCGCTTGATCCCAAGGTACATTAATAAGGCGCAAGGTGATATTACCAGCGACCGAATCACTAGCAACGATGTTCATCTCTGTAAATTGTGCCAAAATATCTAATACACTACGAATTTCGACGTCTTGAAACTCCATAGATAACGCTTCACCCGTATAAACTTTTTCTTCAAGCGTTGGTTCGCGTAGTAGCTCTGGCTTTCTGATACCGATATTTAACTGATTACCTGACTGATAGGCTTGATATTCATAATCTTCTTTCATATTAATGGTGATGACACCATTTTGACCTTGGTTTTTAGTATCAATACTATCAACCAGACCGCTATTAATATTCAAGCGGCGTAATAGATTTCTAGGCACGGTACTTCCAGTCAAGCGTACGACCAGTTTATTACCTTGGCGCTGAACATCCACTGGAATTGCTTCATTGGCAAGGGCAATACTTACATTACCGCCGCCATCATTCCCTGCTGAAAAATTAACGGCGCTTAGTCCGTCATAACTATACTGCTTGCTAACTTGTGAGGCCGCAAGCTGTGGACTTAACAAGGGGTTGACTCGTACTACCATAGTGTCAGCAGGCACTTGGGTTTTTGTTACGGTCGGCTTAATAGGAGCAACTGCTCCGCTATTGCTCTCTACGATTGGGGTGACAATCGCAGTAGTGGTGATGGCAGCATTGCGATTAAGCACATCTTGAACAGGATCATTGGTAATCACTTGGCTAACCACAGCACGATTAGGGTCGGTAATCGTCAGCAATAACTCATTGCCATCAATAGCCGTGGTATAGTTGCCAGCTTTTTTTAGCCCAACAATAAGACGCGTGGTACTATCGCTGTTCAGCGTAGTGACGTCATTGATTATACCGATATTATATTCATTAAAGCGACTGGCAAGCCCATTTTGCACCTGTTCAAAATCCAACACCAAACGGCTGGGATTATCTAACTGGTAAGCGGCAGGTAATACTGGCGCGCCTGTAAATCCCAAACGCATTTGCGTCACGGCTGGGGCAGTCTGCACGACAGAAACATTATTGATGCGCTGTTCGGCATAGGCACTGCTACTTATTGCTACCATACTCATTGCCAATGCTGAGATGGCAAAAGTAGAAGATACGCGGTTGCTCATCGTCATTACCTTGTTATTGCGTACTGTCATTATTTATTCCTCAAAAAATCTGCCGACTTAGCTTATAGGGGACACTAGTGACTGGGGTTTTTCAACAAACCCAGCACGGCTGTCTGGCACAATTTCAATCAAGTTAATCTGGGTCGGCGTGATTTCAACAATACGGCCGTCATTTATTCCAAGATAATTACCGACTCTAACGCTCGCAACCGAACCATCAGGACGCTGTACTAAAGCGTATTGCTGACCTTCGGGTGAAATAACGACACCGCGAAAGACCAGTTGCGATAGCTCGTATTGCTCAAGCGGTTCTTTGACTCGGGTTATATCAGGGCGCACGCCATCAATAGAGGTCGTCGGACCTTGTACATTCACTAAACTTGGTGGCAAAAATGGGCTACGCTGTGCACTGGCGCTATAGACAAAATCTTCTACCAGCTCAGCTTTAGGCGGTGGCTCAATCGGCTGTGCTGACTGGTTGCGAACATCAGCCATCGCCTGCTCTGCCAAACCAATACGATCAGTACAACCAGTCATAGATAAAACTGCAGTGCTTAAAATCAGTAGCATGGGTAGTTTTTGGCTAGTCATTAGTTGCCTCCTGCAGCATCAGTAGGAGCGGCTTCGGCAGTGGCAACCGTTTCATCGCCTTCAGGAGCCGCTTCTTTTGAGCGATAAGTTTTGGTTTGTAGTACCAAATTAAGCTCCGGTAAAACATCCAAGGTCGGCTGTGGATTACTGACTTCAAAATCGTGCATAGTGATAATGCGCGGTAAAGCTGCCAAACCACTAATAAAGCTACCAAACTGATGATATTCACCCAACGCAGCGATACGAATAGGCTGCTCAATGAAGAATTCATTTTCAATTTCAGGCTCTACTGAAATATCTTGGAAACGTATATTACTACCCACGCCCGTCATATTGATACCCTCTACTAATTCTGATACGCGAGTATCTTTTGGTAGCTGGTCGAGTAAGGTATTAAACTCAGTTTCCATCTGAATAACTTGTGCTTGATACGCCTTTAGATGGCGAGCACGTGATTCTTTTTCACGGTAGCTATCAAGTAGAGTTTGCTGTTGACTTTCAGCCGCTGTAATTTCGTCGATTTTACTGCTAATTGGTAGCGCCCATGAAATGGCGGCAATCAAGGCAATAATAAAACTAATAACAGTGACTTTGACTGGGAGCGGCCAACTGCCATAGTTTTCAGCATCCAATGACTCAAAACTGCGTCGAAACTCATTTAAATCAAATTGCTTCTTTGATTTTAAAGCAGTCTTTTTGGTTTTAATAAGCGTTTTTTTACGGGTCAGCTTCATAACTCACCTCCAGGTCCAGTAGTGCCATCTACAGGTGCAGCTGTCTCCGACTGTACTTTAGTCGTTACCACAAACTGTACATAACTGTCTTCAGGATAAATAGGACGCGGTTGTGCACCAGTGGTGACCGTGGTTTCTAAAGTAGGCGCAGCTTGATAAGCCGTGATATTTTGCTGGATATTACTGACGGCTGAATTACCCATCCACTTACTATTATCAAGATTACGAATCAAACTTGATACGATGTTTGGATTGTCTGCAAGACCTGTCAACGTCAGCACATCACCTTCACGCTTTAAATTATTTAAATAAAGTGCTGGAGGAATGGCTTTGGCAAGATCATCCCATAAACGCACAGGCACAGGGCGTCGACCTTGTAAGTCTTGGATAACCTGCATACGTGAGATGATATCTTCACGGCGCTGCTCCAAGCTATCAATTTCTACTAAAGCTTTATCTAAGAGCGCATTTTCTTGCTCAATCAGCGCATTGGCATCCAACTGTTCGTCGAGTTCATTGTTAAAATAACTCCAAGAAGCGAATGCAGCGAGCAAAGTAAGCAAAGTCACTGCCACCACTAAGGTGATAAATTCTTTATTACGGCGTGCGCGCTCTTCTTGCCGCCAGGGCAATAAGTTAATACGAGCCATTAGTCAAAGCTCCTTAACGCTAGACCGCAAGCGGCCATTAAGCTTGGTGAATCAATCGCCAGCTGCTCATTATCGATATGCGGAGCAATGGTCATGTTGATAAACGGATTTGCTATGCTAACAGGCACGCCCAATCTCTGTTGGGCCATACCAGCAAGACCAGCAATAGAGCTACTGCCACCAGCAAGTACCACATGATCAATACTGCTATATTGGCTTGAGGAGAAGTAAAATTGCAACGAACGAGTAATCTGTTGAATAATATTTTCTATAAATGGGGTCAATACATCAGAATAGTAATCATCAGGTAAAGTACGCTCACGTTTACTAATAGTGGCTTCTTCAGCCGATAGTCCATAACGGTTCTGTATCGCCTCAGTTAGCTGACTTCCACCAAATAATTGCTCTCGGCTATAAATAAACTCACCGTTTTTAGCAACATATAAAGTCGTTTGATTATGCCCAATATCGACTAAAGCCACTAAATCTGGCAGATTTGGCAAACTGTCTGCCATCAAACCAAAAGCACGTTCGATCGCATGAGACTCAATATCCATGACTTTAGTTTGTAGACCACCAAACGTTAAGGCGTCAACCCTTTGGTCGACGTTTTCCGAGCGAGAAGCGGCGAGTAGCACTTGTACCATGTCGTCGTTTATAAGAGACGGACCTAATACCTCAAAATCCAAATTAACATCTTCTAATGGATAAGGCACATATTGATCAGCATCCAGACGAATTTGAGCTTCGCGCTCCACATCATTGAGCACCATATCCATATCGATGACTTTAGTAATCACCGCTGACCCTGAGACTGCGGTTGCAGCGCTGCTACTCGAAACTTGGCAACGTCGAGCCAAGCTTGCTATGGCATTCCCTACAGTCTCAGTGTCTATAATGAGTTTGTCGATGACTACGCCTTCTGGTAGTATTTCAGTACCATAAGATTTTAAATGAAAAACGCCTTGTTGGCGCTGTATGTCGACCAACTTTACTGAGGTGGTACAAATATCCACGCCAATTAAATGTCGACTCTTAGAAGTAAATAGCCTCACAAACTCTATACCTTATATTTAGTGTACAATCTGATAGTTATTTGTAATAATTTAGTACAATACTTTACTTAACAGACATATTCAAGCATTTAAATTATCTATTGAGGATAACTTACACATTTATTATTACTTGCCTATTTTGTTCAAGGTATAATGCCATACCTGTTGCAAATTTTAATTGATAAGTCTGACTATGACCAAAAAAAATGCTACCGTTCGTCTTATTCACTTTTTGGTGGGGCTTTTCATCGCTTGTTTAGCGTTAGCGGTTATATTGGCGCTTGCCGTACCTATTGGATTTTATGGTATGGCGATGTATTTATCGCCAACCTTGCCTAGTACTCAAGAGATTAAAACGGCAAATTTAGAGATGCCATTACAGATATATAGTAGTGATGACAAGTTAATTGGACAGTATGGCAATCGCCTATCACTACCCATTACCTTTGACGAGATACCGGAAGATTTGACCCACGCTTTTTTGGCAGCAGAAGATGCCTCATTTTTTCAGCATAGTGGTATCAGCATTAAAGGGCTTGGTCGTGCCGTTACTGAAGTAGTGACTGACGATGACAGCCAAACTGGCGGCTCAACCATCACCATGCAGGTGGCCAAAAACTACTTTTTAAGCTCAGAACGTACCTTAAATCGCAAGCTGACAGAGTTATTTCTAGCTCGTAAAATTGAAGACGAGCTGAGTAAAAACGATATCCTCACCCTTTATGTCAACAAAATTTATTTAGGAGAAGGCGCTTACGGTATTCGCGCCGCTGCTAAAAAATATTATAGTAAATCACTAGAAAGCCTCACCATTGCCGAAATGGCCATGCTAGCAGGGTTGCCAAAAGCGCCTTCTAAATATAATCCGGTGGCCAACCCTAGTCGCGCGCTCACGCGGCGTAACTGGATTATCGGACGCATGCATGAATTGGGCTATATTAATAAAGCCCAACATGACGAAGCTATCAACGCCCCAATCGGCATTAACCTTTATCAAGAAAAACTTGATGTTAATATGCCTTATTTGGCAGAAATGACACGTTCTGCGTTGGTTGACCGCTATGGTGAACAAGTCATGCATGGCGGCTGGCGTGTACGCCTTACCGTTGATAGTAAAGCACAGACAGATGCCGAGGCTGCCGTACTAACAGGATTGGTTGCTTATGAGCATCGCCATGGTTGGCGCGGCGCTGAAGCAAATGACGAACCCCTTGAAAACTTCCGCCGTTATAGCAATATGTCGCCCGCTAAAGTCACTAAGGTTAACGCCCGTAGTTTTGAGGCGACAATGCCTTCAGGTGAAAGTATTACGGTCAACTGGTCTGGTATGAGTTGGGCGCGCAAATATATTTCTGCCGATCGTATTGGTTACTTTCCTAGTAATGCCAGCCAAATTGTCAGTAAAAACGACATCATTCGCCTGATACCTACCGCTAGTGGTGGTTGGCAGTTGGGACAAATACCTAAGGTACAAGGTAGCTTGGTCTCTTTGAATCCTGAAACAGGTGCCGTTCGAGCACTGATTGGTGGCTTTGATTTTAACCATAGTAAATTCAATCGTGCCCTTCAAGGCTGGCGCCAACCGGGTTCAACCATCAAACCACTTGTTTACACTGCGGCGCTAGAAAAAGGCTATCGTCCAGATAGTATTGTCTCCGATCGTCCGATTCAAGTAGGTGACTGGAAACCTAAAAATTCTGATGGTCGTTTTTTAGGTGATATTACCTTACGCCGCGGGCTATATTTATCACGTAACTTAGTTTCTATTCGCTTACTGCAAGCGATTGGAATCTCTGATGTGCGCAATCTATTGGATGAATTTGGACTGGATAAAGAAAAGCTACCAACCACTTTGTCTCTGGCCTTAGGTGCCGGTCAGGCCACCCCATTACAAATGGCAACAGCTTACGCCACCTTTGCCAATGGCGGTCACCGCGTTCAGCCTTATTTTATCGAACAAATTTATAACTATAATAATAAACTCCTATTTCAAGCCAATCCTCAGCAAGCTTGTGCCTTATGTTTCAATGATCAGCTTGACGACGTTAATAAAAAACTCCTCGAAGATTATGAATTGAAAAAAGAAAAGGATAGTAAGACAGTTGATTCTATTGATGAAAAAGCGCGCTCTAAAGCTAACTCTTCAAATGAGAATCCAGATAGTGATATAGACGTAGAGAATGGTGACAATACGGCCAAAGCTAGTAAAGAGGTGGATTTAAGCGTTTATGATGCTAGCCCAGAATCGGATCGTCTAAAAGCGCCTGTTATACAGTACGTACGTGCTGAGCAAGCGCCGCGTATTTTAAAACCAAGGGTGGCTTTTGAGATGGCAGATATCTTACGCGATGTGGTACAGCGTGGTACAGCCTTTAAAGCAAAATCTTTGGGACGTGATGACATTGGTGGCAAGACTGGTACTACCAACGAGGCAAAAGATGCTTGGTTTGCAGGATTCCATCCTACCAACGCAACAGTGGTATGGATGGGGTTTGATCAACCCTCAACGTTGGGTCGACGTGAGTATGGTGGTGTAGCAGCATTACCAGTATGGATGGACTTTATGAAAGCCCAATTAAAAGACACTCCTCATCAGTGGGTCTCTATTAATAACAGAGCTAAGTCCAAAAAACAAAAGCAAAGTATTATAGAGATGATAGATGAAGGGGTTACCGATCTTGAAGACGAAGATGCCGATATAGGCAAATCAGAAAAGCCCGTCAAGACCACCACACAACAACGTCAACCACCTACTCCTAAGCCTGTCGAAATGCCGGAGAGTACACCGGTATCAAAACCTACTAATAACAGTAGTGCTAATAGTAACAGTCCAACGCAGAAACCAAAACCGTTAGCGCCCACGCCTGTGGAACGTATGCCAACGATGCCAGAATAAATATACAACTGACAATATAGACTTATACCTTAAACAAAAAGGCTTGTTCAGTATTTACTGAGTAAGCCTTTTGTTTGTCCTCTTAAAACTCTACCATACCAGCACGTAGCTGTTCTATCAGCTCCAAAAACTGCTGGCGCCATTCACGTATTGTTGCATCATCCGGCAACCACTGATTCGATAATGTAACGACATTTACAATAAGATCGGGCGACTCTGTTGCACCTCTATTTACCTGTTCATCGATTATAGGATCAGATACTACGGCATATAAACAGCGCTGGTAAGCGTGCTCTATATTCGCTAAAAACCCCTGTTGTTGTAGCTGCTGTAAGCGCTGCACTTCCGGCGATACTTGGGTACGCTCACTGAGCGCCGCTTCAATATCTGACAGCGTTGGTGCCGCCAACGTTATATTATAAAAATAACCAAGCTCTTGTACAAAAGCTAAGAAAGTACCGTATAAATGAAAAATAGCCGTTTCACAATGCGCTTGATAGTGCTGCTTATCGTTAGTACTTGCCGCAGCTTGACAGGCCAGACGACAAAAATATAGCTTTTGATTGGTACGGTCAGCTTGATACTTAGCAACGCGAGTCTTACCAGCCATGCGCCTATCCTTTTTAATTATTAATGATGATGAGCTATTATTCAAACAGCCATGACTGTTTTATAAAGCTACTTTATTGCAGTGTACTATTTTCTTAAGTAACTTCCTAAGAAAATAACCCGTGATTCTTCACTTTCTTAAAGGCGCAAAAAAGCCAGCAACATGGCTGGCTTTTTTATTTATAAAAACAATTGAACGTTATTTCAATTAATGATTACCTTGATTAAGCTCTTGAGCAAACGCTTCATCGAAGCTAGCAAAATCTTTGCTATCTGTACTGGCTGTCATATCAAACGCTGCATTCAAATCTTTATCATGCAGTTTTTGCTCCGCTTTTTCTTTACGGGCTTTATGATAAGCAAGACCAGTACCAGCAGGAATCAAGCGACCAACCACTACGTTTTCTTTCAGACCACGTAGCTCATCGACTTTACCAGTAACCGCAGCAGCCGTTAGGACACGTGTGGTCTCTTGGAAAGAAGCCGCTGAGATAAAGCTTTCAGTTGCAAGGCTTGCTTTGGTGATACCAAGTAATTGACGCTCATACTGTACTGGGAATTTATCTTCCGCAACCAGCTTCGCATTCAACGCTTTAATATCAGCATACTCTACCTGATCGCCTTTGAAGTGGCTTGAATCGCCGCCGTCGGTAATTTCAACTTTACGCAACATCTGACGAATAATGACTTCGATGTGTTTGTCGTTGATTTTTACACCCTGCAAGCGATATACATCCTGTACTTCGTTGACGATATAGTCAGCAAGCGCGGTTTGTCCTTTTAGACGTAAGATATCGTGCGGGTTTTGTGGACCATCAGCGATAACTTCACCACGTGCAACCGTCTCGTTTTCAAAGACGTTGATTTGACGCCATTTCGGGATCAGCTCTTCATGAATCTCGCCATCTTCATTGGTAATGATAAAGCGATTTTTGCCTTTGGTCTCTTTACCGAAGCTCACGACACCAGTCATCTCAGCCATGATAGCGTGATCTTTTGGACGACGTGCTTCGAATAAATCAGCAACGCGTGGTAGACCACCGGTAATATCTTTAGTACCTGATGATGCTTGTGGTACACGGCCTAAGATCGAACCTGCTGCTACTTTTTCACCATCGCTCACGCGAATAATGGTTTCAGCTGGTAAGAAGTAAACCACTTCTTTACCTTCGTCCGTGTTCAAGATAATCGCAGGACGTAAGTCTTTTGCTGAGCTTGAACGGTCACGAGTGGCTAGAATCTCAAATGAGCTCATACCAGTCGCATCATCAACCTTCACAGTCGCAGTTAAGCCATCAGTAATGTCACTAAAGCGTGCTGTACCGGCGAATTCTGTGATAATAGGATGCGTGTGCGGATCCCATTTAGCGATGGTTTGACCACCTTCAACCTGATCTTCGTTTTTCACGAGTACGCTTGAACCATAAGGTACTTTATAGCGCTCACGCTCACGGCCAAGCTCATCAGTCAATGCAATTTCAGCTGAACGCGATACGATAACCAAGTGACCATCGGTATGTTGAACGGTTTTCATGTTTTCGAAATGCGCTTGACCAGCACTACGTACAGAGATGCTATTGTCTACAGATGCTGAGCTTGCGGCCCCGCCCACGTGGAAAGTACGCATCGTTAACTGAGTACCCGGCTCACCGATAGACTGCGCTGCCATCACACCGACTGACTCGCCGATATTGACTTGATGACCACGAGCAAGGTCACGACCATAGCACTGTGCACAAACACCATGTTCGATATCACAAGTAATGACCGAACGTACCCAGATATCATCAATTGCATTGTTATCAAGGACGTTAACCCAATGCTCATCGATTAAGGTACCAGCTGGAATCAGAATTTTTGATTCGTCATCGTTATAAGATACGTCACGTGCCGTCACACGACCAAGCACTAATTCGCCTAGCTTCTCAATGATTTCACCACCTTGGATATGTGGTTTCATGAGCAAGCCTTGCTCAGTACCACAATCTTTGCTAGTAATAACCAAATCTTGTGCCACGTCAACCAAACGACGAGTCAAGTAACCTGAGTTAGCCGTTTTCAATGCCGTATCAGCTAGACCTTTACGCGCACCGTGAGTTGAGATAAAGTACTGTAGTACGGTCAAACCTTCACGGAAGTTGGCTTTAATTGGTGTTTCGATAATTGAACCATCCGGTTTAGCCATCAAACCACGCATACCCGCCAACTGACGAATCTGTGCCGCACTACCACGAGCACCAGAATCTGACATGATAAAGATAGAGTTAAATGACTTCTGCTCTTCTTCCTCACCTTGCGCATTGATTACTTTATCTGTAGCCAAGTTATCCATCATCGCTTTAGCGACTTTGTCATTGGTACGTGACCAGATATCAACCACTTTATTATAACGTTCACCAGCCGTTACGAAGCCTTGCTCAAATTGGTCTTCAATTTCGCGAACTTCAGCTTCAGCCACTTCAATGATTTGCTTTTTCAGTGGTGGGATGACCATGTCATCAATACCAATAGACACGCCAGATAGTGTTGCTTGAGCAAAACCAAGATACATCAATTGGTCAGCAAACATAACACTTTCTTTGACCCCTACTTTACGGTAGCAAGAGTTGATCAATTTAGAGATATTTTTCTTCGTCATCTCTTCGTTACATTCATCAAACGACATACCTTTAGGCATGATGTTCCAAATCAGTAAGCGACCAGCTACGGTGTCTTGTAACTTGATTTCTTTAGTCTCATTACCATCGTCATCGATATGCGTTTCAGTAACCCGGACTTTAATCTTAGCGTTCACATGCAAATCGTTTGAGCCAATCGCACGCAATGCTTCATTAACGGTGGCAAAAATCATGCCTTCGCCTTTGGCGTTGACCGATGAACGGCTGATGTAATACAAGCCCAAGACCACATCTTGTGATGGTACGATGATTGGCTCACCGTTCGCAGGGGACAAGATATTGTTGGTAGACATCATTAGTGCGCGTGATTCAAGCTGAGCTTCTAGGGTCAATGGCACGTGGACCGCCATTTGGTCACCATCAAAGTCAGCGTTGAATGCAGTACAAACCAGTGGATGCAACTGGATTGCTTTACCTTCAATCAATACTGGCTCAAATGCTTGTAGACCCAAACGGTGAAGCGTTGGTGCACGGTTAAGTAGTACTGGATGCTCACGGATAACCATGGCCAGCATATCCCAAACTTGCGGCTCTTCACGCTCTACCATCTTTTTGGCAGCTTTAATCGTCGTTGCCAAACCATGAGATAATAATTTGTTATAAGTAAATGGCTTGAATAACTCAAGTGCCATTTTCTTCGGTAAACCGCACTGATGCAGACGTAGGGTTGGGCCAACAACGATGACCGAACGACCAGAATAGTCAACACGCTTACCAAGTAAGTTTTGACGGAAACGACCTTGCTTACCTTTGATCATATCAGCCAAAGATTTCAATGGACGCTTATTACTACCCGTAATCGCACGACCGCGACGACCGTTATCTAACAAGGCATCAACTGACTCTTGCAACATACGTTTTTCGTTACGTACAATAATATCAGGCGCACTCAGCTCAAGCAGACGCTTTAAACGATTGTTACGGTTAATCACGCGACGATATAAATCGTTTAGATCTGATGTCGCAAAACGACCACCTTCTAGCGGCACTAATGGGCGC encodes:
- a CDS encoding penicillin-binding protein 1A; its protein translation is MTKKNATVRLIHFLVGLFIACLALAVILALAVPIGFYGMAMYLSPTLPSTQEIKTANLEMPLQIYSSDDKLIGQYGNRLSLPITFDEIPEDLTHAFLAAEDASFFQHSGISIKGLGRAVTEVVTDDDSQTGGSTITMQVAKNYFLSSERTLNRKLTELFLARKIEDELSKNDILTLYVNKIYLGEGAYGIRAAAKKYYSKSLESLTIAEMAMLAGLPKAPSKYNPVANPSRALTRRNWIIGRMHELGYINKAQHDEAINAPIGINLYQEKLDVNMPYLAEMTRSALVDRYGEQVMHGGWRVRLTVDSKAQTDAEAAVLTGLVAYEHRHGWRGAEANDEPLENFRRYSNMSPAKVTKVNARSFEATMPSGESITVNWSGMSWARKYISADRIGYFPSNASQIVSKNDIIRLIPTASGGWQLGQIPKVQGSLVSLNPETGAVRALIGGFDFNHSKFNRALQGWRQPGSTIKPLVYTAALEKGYRPDSIVSDRPIQVGDWKPKNSDGRFLGDITLRRGLYLSRNLVSIRLLQAIGISDVRNLLDEFGLDKEKLPTTLSLALGAGQATPLQMATAYATFANGGHRVQPYFIEQIYNYNNKLLFQANPQQACALCFNDQLDDVNKKLLEDYELKKEKDSKTVDSIDEKARSKANSSNENPDSDIDVENGDNTAKASKEVDLSVYDASPESDRLKAPVIQYVRAEQAPRILKPRVAFEMADILRDVVQRGTAFKAKSLGRDDIGGKTGTTNEAKDAWFAGFHPTNATVVWMGFDQPSTLGRREYGGVAALPVWMDFMKAQLKDTPHQWVSINNRAKSKKQKQSIIEMIDEGVTDLEDEDADIGKSEKPVKTTTQQRQPPTPKPVEMPESTPVSKPTNNSSANSNSPTQKPKPLAPTPVERMPTMPE
- a CDS encoding DUF6586 family protein, with protein sequence MAGKTRVAKYQADRTNQKLYFCRLACQAAASTNDKQHYQAHCETAIFHLYGTFLAFVQELGYFYNITLAAPTLSDIEAALSERTQVSPEVQRLQQLQQQGFLANIEHAYQRCLYAVVSDPIIDEQVNRGATESPDLIVNVVTLSNQWLPDDATIREWRQQFLELIEQLRAGMVEF
- the rpoC gene encoding DNA-directed RNA polymerase subunit beta' — protein: MKDLLDIMQSPTGNGNQEFDSIQITLASPDVIKSWSHGEVKKPETINYRTFKPERDGLFCAKIFGPVKDFECLCGKYKRRKFQGVICEKCGVEVTTAKVRRDRMGHIDLASPVAHIWFLKSLPSRIGLLLDMTLRDIERVLYFESYIVTEPGLTSLEKYQLLDDEDYYKALEEFGDEFVAKMGAEAIQDLLKDIDLDIEIDELREAIPQTGSETKLKKMSKRLKLLEAFRDSHNKPEWMVMTILPVLPPDLRPLVPLEGGRFATSDLNDLYRRVINRNNRLKRLLELSAPDIIVRNEKRMLQESVDALLDNGRRGRAITGSNKRPLKSLADMIKGKQGRFRQNLLGKRVDYSGRSVIVVGPTLRLHQCGLPKKMALELFKPFTYNKLLSHGLATTIKAAKKMVEREEPQVWDMLAMVIREHPVLLNRAPTLHRLGLQAFEPVLIEGKAIQLHPLVCTAFNADFDGDQMAVHVPLTLEAQLESRALMMSTNNILSPANGEPIIVPSQDVVLGLYYISRSSVNAKGEGMIFATVNEALRAIGSNDLHVNAKIKVRVTETHIDDDGNETKEIKLQDTVAGRLLIWNIMPKGMSFDECNEEMTKKNISKLINSCYRKVGVKESVMFADQLMYLGFAQATLSGVSIGIDDMVIPPLKKQIIEVAEAEVREIEDQFEQGFVTAGERYNKVVDIWSRTNDKVAKAMMDNLATDKVINAQGEEEEQKSFNSIFIMSDSGARGSAAQIRQLAGMRGLMAKPDGSIIETPIKANFREGLTVLQYFISTHGARKGLADTALKTANSGYLTRRLVDVAQDLVITSKDCGTEQGLLMKPHIQGGEIIEKLGELVLGRVTARDVSYNDDESKILIPAGTLIDEHWVNVLDNNAIDDIWVRSVITCDIEHGVCAQCYGRDLARGHQVNIGESVGVMAAQSIGEPGTQLTMRTFHVGGAASSASVDNSISVRSAGQAHFENMKTVQHTDGHLVIVSRSAEIALTDELGRERERYKVPYGSSVLVKNEDQVEGGQTIAKWDPHTHPIITEFAGTARFSDITDGLTATVKVDDATGMSSFEILATRDRSSSAKDLRPAIILNTDEGKEVVYFLPAETIIRVSDGEKVAAGSILGRVPQASSGTKDITGGLPRVADLFEARRPKDHAIMAEMTGVVSFGKETKGKNRFIITNEDGEIHEELIPKWRQINVFENETVARGEVIADGPQNPHDILRLKGQTALADYIVNEVQDVYRLQGVKINDKHIEVIIRQMLRKVEITDGGDSSHFKGDQVEYADIKALNAKLVAEDKFPVQYERQLLGITKASLATESFISAASFQETTRVLTAAAVTGKVDELRGLKENVVVGRLIPAGTGLAYHKARKEKAEQKLHDKDLNAAFDMTASTDSKDFASFDEAFAQELNQGNH